In Streptomyces sp. NBC_00433, a single genomic region encodes these proteins:
- a CDS encoding Lrp/AsnC family transcriptional regulator produces MPLNELDERIVHALAVDARRSYADIGAEVGLSAPAVKRRVDRLLAAGAITGFTVRVDPAALGWQTEALVELYCRHNTSPADIRRGLSRYPEVASASTVTGEADAVVQVFAADVRHFEQVLERIAGEPFVTRTKSVLVLSPLLRRYGAGSPG; encoded by the coding sequence GTGCCGCTGAACGAACTCGACGAACGCATCGTCCACGCCCTGGCCGTCGACGCCCGCCGCTCCTACGCCGACATCGGCGCCGAGGTGGGGCTGTCCGCGCCTGCCGTCAAACGCCGGGTCGACCGGCTGCTGGCGGCGGGCGCGATCACCGGTTTCACCGTACGGGTCGACCCGGCCGCGCTCGGCTGGCAGACCGAGGCCCTGGTGGAGCTGTACTGCCGCCACAACACCTCGCCGGCCGACATCAGGCGCGGCCTGTCCCGCTACCCCGAGGTGGCGTCCGCCTCGACGGTGACCGGCGAGGCGGACGCGGTGGTGCAGGTCTTCGCCGCCGACGTGCGGCACTTCGAGCAGGTGCTGGAGCGCATCGCGGGCGAGCCGTTCGTGACCCGTACGAAGTCGGTGCTGGTGCTCTCGCCGCTGCTGCGCCGCTACGGGGCAGGCAGCCCCGGATGA
- a CDS encoding PRC and DUF2382 domain-containing protein, whose product MITREQIPQVVGHPVHDAEGKKVGDAKHMYLDDKSGNPEWVTVKTGFFGSNETFVPTRSARLVQDHLEVPYPKEKIKGAPNVDVDSGGHLSVEEEQHLYRYYGIERTGDKAMSPEKTAGAAGAAGAAAGAGTARETKSDAGVSEESGGMDMDKSASAGAGSGAAYAAGRSGAAERLGAGDVEAEAMTRSEEEMHIKVERRASGKARLHKYVEVEEVEQTVPLKHEEVKLEREPLSAADRDAMRSGAEISEADRFVTLHEESPVVETEIVAKERVRMRVEEQVEQKKVHGRVRKERIEADMEGPSDTLPGMDDPSRGGRPER is encoded by the coding sequence ATGATCACGCGCGAACAGATACCCCAGGTGGTGGGCCATCCGGTCCATGACGCCGAAGGCAAGAAGGTCGGCGATGCCAAGCACATGTACCTGGACGACAAGTCCGGGAACCCGGAGTGGGTGACGGTCAAGACCGGGTTCTTCGGCAGCAACGAGACCTTCGTGCCAACCCGTTCCGCGCGGCTGGTTCAGGACCATCTGGAGGTGCCGTACCCGAAGGAGAAGATCAAGGGCGCTCCCAACGTGGACGTCGACTCCGGCGGCCACCTGTCGGTCGAGGAGGAGCAGCACCTCTACCGCTATTACGGCATCGAGCGGACGGGCGACAAGGCCATGTCCCCGGAGAAGACCGCGGGTGCGGCAGGCGCGGCCGGGGCTGCGGCCGGCGCGGGCACCGCGCGGGAGACGAAGTCCGACGCCGGCGTGAGCGAGGAGTCCGGCGGCATGGACATGGACAAGTCCGCGTCCGCCGGAGCCGGCTCGGGCGCCGCCTACGCGGCGGGGCGCAGCGGTGCCGCGGAGCGCCTGGGCGCGGGCGATGTCGAGGCCGAGGCGATGACCCGCTCCGAGGAGGAGATGCACATCAAGGTCGAGCGCCGCGCCTCGGGGAAGGCCAGGCTGCACAAGTACGTCGAGGTCGAGGAGGTCGAGCAGACCGTGCCGCTGAAGCACGAGGAGGTCAAGCTCGAACGCGAGCCGCTCAGCGCCGCCGACCGCGACGCGATGCGCTCGGGAGCGGAGATCAGCGAAGCCGACCGCTTCGTGACGCTGCACGAGGAAAGCCCCGTGGTGGAGACCGAGATCGTCGCCAAGGAGCGGGTCCGGATGCGCGTCGAGGAGCAGGTCGAGCAGAAGAAGGTGCACGGGCGGGTCCGCAAGGAGCGGATCGAGGCCGACATGGAAGGGCCCAGCGACACCCTTCCCGGCATGGACGACCCGTCCCGGGGCGGCCGCCCCGAACGCTGA